One window of Streptococcus troglodytae genomic DNA carries:
- a CDS encoding voltage-gated chloride channel family protein produces MIEKKIKEANGLSYSILLYLAFMGLLIGVLVGLVDTVFGRVLIYLSAVRDANPWYWLPFLGIAGLIIVYLYQKWGAKSSKGMGLIFQVGFEEEDHIPKRLIPMVIVTTWLTHLCGGSAGREGVAVQLGATVSHWFSRLFLFPNKSRIFLLTGMAAGFAGLYQTPMAAILFALEVLVLGNLGLAALVPMTIASFTASLTSHSLGLEKFAHTLSRTISLTPTVFIQLLILGLIFGLAGNLFAFLLTWCKQVQARLLPNPYRRIFIVGLLLSLLFLVLYQGRYSGLGTNLISASFSDGKIYVYDWLLKLFLTVITLAAGFQGGEVTPLFAIGSSLGIVLAGIFHLPLEFVAALGYISVFGSATNTFLAPVLIGGEVFGYQNLPAYFIAVTFAYVVNRKQSIYALQKIRD; encoded by the coding sequence ATGATTGAAAAAAAGATTAAAGAAGCAAATGGCCTGTCTTACTCTATTTTGCTTTACTTAGCTTTTATGGGATTGCTAATTGGTGTCCTTGTAGGTCTTGTTGATACTGTCTTTGGACGCGTTTTAATCTATTTGAGTGCTGTTAGAGATGCTAATCCTTGGTACTGGCTGCCTTTTTTGGGAATCGCTGGTTTAATAATTGTTTATTTATACCAAAAGTGGGGTGCTAAAAGCAGTAAGGGGATGGGGTTAATATTTCAAGTAGGTTTTGAAGAGGAAGACCATATCCCTAAACGCCTCATTCCCATGGTTATTGTCACAACATGGCTGACTCATCTTTGTGGCGGCAGCGCTGGCCGTGAAGGTGTTGCTGTTCAACTAGGGGCGACAGTTTCTCACTGGTTTAGCCGATTATTCCTTTTTCCCAATAAATCGCGTATTTTTCTGCTTACAGGGATGGCGGCAGGTTTTGCAGGTTTATATCAGACACCCATGGCAGCTATACTATTTGCTTTAGAAGTATTAGTTCTTGGTAATCTAGGACTTGCTGCTTTGGTTCCAATGACCATTGCTTCTTTTACGGCTAGTTTGACCTCTCATAGTCTTGGTTTAGAAAAATTTGCACATACCTTGTCAAGGACAATTTCTTTGACACCGACTGTTTTTATTCAGTTACTTATTTTAGGACTTATCTTTGGTTTAGCAGGCAATTTATTTGCTTTTTTATTAACTTGGTGCAAGCAAGTGCAAGCACGTTTGCTTCCTAATCCTTATAGACGTATTTTTATTGTCGGCTTGCTGCTTAGTTTACTTTTTCTAGTCCTTTATCAAGGACGTTATTCTGGTTTGGGGACTAATCTGATTTCTGCTAGCTTTTCTGATGGGAAAATTTATGTCTATGATTGGCTGCTAAAGCTTTTTCTAACAGTTATAACTCTGGCAGCAGGTTTTCAAGGTGGAGAAGTGACGCCTTTATTTGCTATCGGTTCTTCTTTGGGCATTGTTTTAGCAGGCATTTTTCATCTGCCTTTAGAATTTGTGGCAGCTCTGGGCTATATTTCTGTCTTTGGCAGTGCAACTAATACCTTCTTAGCTCCAGTTTTAATTGGTGGTGAAGTTTTTGGTTATCAGAATTTACCAGCTTATTTTATCGCAGTTACCTTTGCTTATGTTGTTAATCGTAAGCAGTCTATTTATGCACTTCAAAAAATTAGAGATTAG
- the rplS gene encoding 50S ribosomal protein L19, whose translation MNPLIQSLTESQLRTDIPNFRPGDTVRVHAKVVEGNRERVQIFEGVVISRKGQGISEMYTVRKISSGVGVERTFPTHTPRVEKIEVTRHGKVRRAKLYYLRALQGKAARIKEVRQ comes from the coding sequence ATGAATCCATTAATCCAAAGTTTGACCGAAAGTCAACTCCGTACAGATATTCCTAACTTCCGTCCTGGTGACACTGTTCGTGTTCACGCAAAGGTTGTTGAAGGAAACCGTGAACGTGTCCAAATTTTTGAAGGTGTTGTCATTTCCCGTAAAGGTCAAGGTATCTCAGAAATGTATACTGTTCGTAAGATTTCAAGCGGTGTCGGTGTTGAACGTACTTTTCCAACCCACACACCACGTGTTGAAAAAATCGAAGTAACTCGTCATGGTAAAGTTCGTCGTGCTAAATTGTATTACCTCCGCGCATTGCAAGGTAAAGCTGCACGTATCAAAGAAGTCCGTCAATAG